A part of Planococcus sp. MB-3u-03 genomic DNA contains:
- the lexA gene encoding transcriptional repressor LexA gives MKLNMEQRRIVELEPGGPMLVKGVAGSGKTTVAIRRIHFLMDHYCHEEDDQILLVTYNKTLLNYIKFQYERLADAQAGEAERLFASNAEVKIATIDSLMYGQFMKYLQRAKRKLSIAPAEKEWQVLTKAIHEVKKSHPDVKLLTPKNAKFLKDEAEWITSCAMTDIETYQSVDRIGRASGNSGTPQKLLKNSPTREAIFEVARLYREFLEKEGLVSFKQMNELALSEMRRSNGGKYTHIIIDESQDLTRVQLEFLKELYKEKAHSSLMFVADNTQSIYPDSWLGKGRPYTTIGYDMSGKSRTLSKNYRTTTEISQAAFDLIEADETIQSNVDFVKPALIDRHGHPPIYHFFMQPEQQVAFLAEEIERLRGDYRLSEMCIVARGKRSVESAAADLAAKGIPCEILQSNEPDFESDKVKLVTMHSIKGLEFKVIFLIDLNQGVIPQELYDDAEDQKTIDSDERKLLYVGMTRANELLYMSSVKKPSKFIKEIDRKHLRIRKDAALRPFESISMTEYRLADQLVDLHSKEELTRQWLIRELHETYGYPYELMQLEYPVQQFSKKGYCDIAVEIYVDGEARPYIIAEVKRFGTGIDDAVNQLKSYLEADGQAFYGIATDGLSVKIIDRQGEEVQDLPKCQGRFLPDTKQRSLYKNLKNGRDYEYAQEPGADIEVREAGEDVLIQVHELAEVPLIGNVAAGIPALASESYETAHSLPRDWLVSPKDSFLLTVTGDSMIGAGIDKGDMVVVHQQNTASNGDIVIAVIDGEATMKKYMPMGSEILLVAENPEFEPIMMRSEDVYINGRVIGVMKK, from the coding sequence ATGAAATTGAATATGGAGCAACGGCGCATTGTGGAACTGGAGCCGGGCGGGCCGATGTTGGTGAAAGGGGTGGCTGGATCAGGCAAGACGACGGTGGCGATTCGGCGGATCCATTTTCTGATGGACCATTATTGCCACGAGGAAGATGATCAGATTTTATTGGTGACGTATAACAAGACTTTGCTCAATTACATAAAATTTCAATACGAGCGCTTGGCCGATGCGCAGGCGGGGGAAGCGGAGCGGTTGTTTGCATCGAATGCGGAAGTGAAGATCGCAACGATCGATTCGCTGATGTACGGGCAGTTCATGAAATACTTGCAGCGGGCGAAACGCAAGCTGTCCATTGCGCCAGCCGAAAAGGAATGGCAAGTACTGACGAAGGCGATCCACGAAGTGAAGAAATCCCATCCGGATGTGAAACTGCTGACGCCAAAAAACGCGAAATTCCTGAAAGACGAAGCAGAATGGATTACGTCATGCGCGATGACGGATATCGAGACCTATCAATCGGTGGACCGCATCGGGCGCGCTTCCGGAAATAGCGGGACGCCGCAGAAATTATTGAAGAATTCGCCGACCCGCGAAGCAATTTTTGAAGTAGCCAGATTGTACCGTGAATTTCTGGAAAAAGAAGGGCTCGTTTCATTCAAGCAAATGAACGAACTGGCGCTGTCCGAAATGAGACGTTCGAACGGCGGCAAGTACACTCATATCATCATCGACGAAAGCCAGGATCTGACGCGTGTGCAGCTTGAATTCCTGAAAGAGCTGTATAAGGAAAAGGCGCATTCCTCACTGATGTTCGTGGCGGATAATACGCAAAGCATCTATCCCGATTCCTGGCTCGGCAAAGGGAGGCCGTATACGACGATCGGCTATGACATGAGCGGGAAATCGCGGACTTTGAGCAAGAACTACCGGACAACGACGGAGATTTCGCAAGCCGCTTTCGATTTGATCGAAGCGGACGAAACGATCCAGTCGAACGTCGATTTCGTCAAGCCGGCACTCATCGACCGGCACGGCCATCCGCCGATTTACCATTTCTTCATGCAGCCTGAGCAGCAGGTGGCTTTTCTCGCAGAGGAAATCGAGCGGCTGCGAGGCGATTACCGCTTGTCGGAGATGTGCATCGTCGCACGCGGCAAACGCTCGGTCGAAAGCGCAGCCGCGGATTTAGCGGCTAAAGGCATTCCGTGCGAAATCCTTCAGAGCAATGAGCCGGATTTTGAATCGGATAAAGTGAAGCTCGTGACGATGCATTCGATTAAAGGCCTGGAATTCAAAGTGATTTTCCTGATCGATTTGAATCAAGGCGTCATTCCGCAGGAGCTTTATGATGATGCGGAAGACCAGAAGACGATCGATTCCGATGAACGCAAGCTATTGTATGTCGGCATGACGCGGGCGAATGAACTCTTGTATATGTCGTCGGTGAAAAAGCCGTCGAAATTCATTAAGGAAATCGACCGCAAGCATTTGCGCATCAGAAAAGACGCGGCGCTTCGCCCGTTTGAGTCCATCAGTATGACCGAGTACCGATTGGCCGATCAATTGGTCGACTTGCATTCCAAAGAAGAGTTGACCCGCCAATGGCTCATCCGTGAACTTCACGAGACTTACGGCTATCCGTACGAACTCATGCAGCTCGAATACCCGGTCCAGCAGTTTTCGAAAAAAGGCTATTGCGATATCGCTGTAGAGATCTATGTGGACGGCGAAGCACGGCCGTACATCATCGCTGAAGTGAAACGTTTCGGAACGGGCATCGATGACGCGGTGAATCAACTGAAGAGTTATTTGGAAGCGGATGGACAGGCGTTCTACGGTATCGCAACGGATGGATTATCGGTCAAGATCATCGACCGGCAAGGCGAAGAAGTACAGGACTTGCCGAAATGCCAAGGGCGTTTTTTGCCGGACACCAAGCAGCGCAGCCTCTACAAAAACTTGAAGAATGGGCGCGATTACGAATACGCCCAAGAACCCGGTGCGGACATCGAAGTGCGCGAAGCGGGCGAAGACGTATTGATCCAAGTGCATGAATTGGCGGAAGTGCCGCTCATCGGAAACGTCGCGGCGGGCATTCCCGCGCTTGCTTCTGAAAGTTACGAAACGGCGCACAGCTTGCCGCGCGACTGGCTCGTCTCTCCGAAAGACAGCTTTTTGCTGACCGTGACAGGCGACAGCATGATTGGCGCCGGCATCGATAAAGGCGATATGGTCGTTGTCCACCAGCAAAATACGGCGTCGAACGGCGATATCGTCATCGCGGTCATCGACGGGGAAGCGACGATGAAAAAGTATATGCCGATGGGCAGCGAAATCTTGCTCGTCGCGGAAAATCCCGAATTCGAACCGATCATGATGCGCAGCGAAGACGTCTATATTAACGGGCGGGTCATTGGGGTAATGAAGAAATAA
- a CDS encoding cell wall-binding repeat-containing protein, which translates to MKQVKIGVGIALLAAAGGAGLFTQEALAAETEYRELVKLPSGVKAGELTVVDEQIIAVLENQLEAQAIVSYDAEGKELWRKELASAHYAIGDRAFVVISGNEVTVHDLSDGKETGAFTLSDGFRMSGSGAAVALESGHVIITGNLGARLLVHKLDGTPVADVTGGDLRQAVISNGHLMYFDGSVLHGRLLSGGKEWQSPNVLEPYAIKDGIIYYIKAPNEERDVSTLIARSLDEERVVYEKALPASEEVRVAGTDADGAIVEFMDSGEWAFLNAKGGERLRMPIRSASFRALENRYRPVVTESALSHLQQSDHRLLLLQEQGTSALGNPYHLAALQVMAPNGGFNKVLEHSVEAAALSPSGGASVLGGGSLKFYDAKGNQVAQESVPSGSELLASVDDTVYVYGGSGIAAYSGEPEPKAAAVTKISGEDGFETAALLSEAVWDSAETVVLATGEDFADALSGAPLAYLEGGPLLFTEKPFERVGESGNRTARGNERHHPRQRTGHFGCAAERIVFDGRRDGTHRRRQSL; encoded by the coding sequence ATGAAACAGGTCAAAATCGGGGTAGGCATTGCCTTGCTCGCAGCGGCAGGCGGGGCAGGTCTCTTCACGCAAGAAGCGCTCGCGGCAGAGACAGAGTACCGGGAGCTGGTCAAGTTGCCTAGCGGCGTCAAAGCGGGTGAGCTTACCGTTGTAGATGAACAAATCATAGCGGTGCTCGAGAATCAGCTGGAAGCGCAGGCAATCGTCAGCTATGACGCTGAAGGCAAGGAATTATGGCGCAAGGAACTGGCGTCGGCGCATTATGCAATCGGCGATCGGGCGTTTGTCGTGATTTCCGGAAATGAAGTGACGGTACATGATTTATCGGACGGCAAAGAAACAGGGGCATTTACGCTATCGGACGGCTTTCGCATGAGCGGTTCGGGGGCGGCTGTTGCGCTCGAGTCGGGACATGTGATCATCACCGGCAATCTCGGCGCGCGGCTGCTCGTGCATAAACTCGACGGTACGCCGGTTGCGGATGTGACGGGCGGTGATTTGCGGCAAGCGGTCATTTCAAATGGGCATTTGATGTATTTCGATGGCTCGGTACTTCATGGCCGCTTGCTGTCAGGCGGCAAGGAATGGCAATCGCCTAATGTGCTGGAGCCTTATGCAATAAAAGATGGCATCATCTACTATATTAAAGCGCCGAACGAAGAGCGGGATGTGTCGACCTTGATTGCACGTTCGCTGGACGAAGAACGAGTCGTCTACGAGAAAGCCTTGCCTGCTTCTGAAGAGGTGCGGGTGGCAGGAACCGATGCGGACGGTGCGATCGTCGAATTTATGGATTCCGGTGAATGGGCGTTTTTAAACGCCAAAGGGGGCGAGCGCTTGCGCATGCCGATCCGCTCGGCTTCGTTCCGCGCGCTTGAGAACCGCTACCGGCCGGTCGTGACCGAATCCGCCTTGAGCCACCTGCAGCAAAGCGATCACCGCTTGCTATTGCTTCAGGAACAAGGGACGAGTGCGCTCGGCAATCCGTATCATCTCGCTGCCTTGCAAGTGATGGCACCAAACGGTGGATTCAATAAAGTGCTGGAGCATTCCGTGGAAGCAGCGGCGCTGTCACCGTCCGGCGGTGCATCGGTACTCGGCGGCGGGAGCCTGAAATTCTATGATGCAAAAGGCAACCAAGTGGCACAGGAGAGCGTGCCTTCAGGCAGCGAACTTCTTGCTTCCGTTGACGATACCGTGTATGTCTATGGCGGCAGCGGCATTGCAGCGTATAGTGGAGAACCCGAACCGAAAGCGGCAGCGGTGACGAAAATCAGCGGCGAAGACGGCTTTGAGACGGCAGCGTTATTGTCGGAGGCGGTGTGGGATTCGGCAGAGACGGTCGTGTTGGCGACAGGTGAAGATTTTGCAGATGCCTTGTCCGGTGCGCCACTCGCTTATTTGGAAGGTGGGCCTTTATTGTTTACAGAAAAGCCGTTTGAACGCGTCGGCGAAAGCGGAAATCGAACGGCTCGGGGCAACGAACGCCATCATCCTCGGCAGCGCACCGGTCATTTCGGATGCGCAGCTGAACGCATTGTCTTTGATGGGCGTCGAGACGGAACGCATCGGCGGCGTCAATCGCTATGA
- a CDS encoding DUF2711 family protein produces the protein MEDARLLPEPHRYAICAPEGMPIKEFYNGIFEEVFVFFHPFIKAKTNDFDLFNPDTDKSRNEIQKNCEKISWKQFLTLSGIDSYKQLDIGLRTSISGLSKEYQDVNVAELIHKTCRENLISAPSEGSFPETTMNDLLKAIKIIGHEWIWLGDEFCTERKLMYIDDLIHDNNLLGQGKNLFTHDNGMLITTHWDSHFSLLCSDKKSLEQLVNSSELEGFYCNEKTKIYWSLSFGS, from the coding sequence ATGGAAGATGCCCGGCTATTACCTGAACCGCATCGATATGCGATTTGCGCTCCTGAAGGTATGCCAATTAAGGAATTTTATAATGGTATATTTGAGGAAGTTTTCGTTTTCTTCCACCCCTTTATTAAGGCAAAAACAAATGACTTTGATTTATTCAATCCAGATACAGATAAAAGTAGGAATGAGATACAGAAAAATTGCGAAAAAATAAGCTGGAAGCAATTTTTAACGCTATCAGGAATAGACAGTTACAAGCAACTGGACATCGGGTTAAGAACAAGTATCTCGGGGTTAAGCAAAGAATATCAGGATGTAAATGTTGCTGAGTTAATTCACAAGACTTGCAGGGAGAACCTGATTTCAGCCCCAAGCGAGGGTAGTTTTCCAGAGACTACCATGAATGATTTGCTCAAAGCTATAAAAATAATAGGGCACGAGTGGATATGGTTGGGAGATGAATTCTGCACAGAAAGAAAGTTAATGTATATAGATGATTTGATTCATGATAATAATTTGCTTGGCCAGGGTAAAAACTTATTTACCCACGATAATGGCATGTTGATCACAACACATTGGGACAGCCACTTTTCATTATTGTGTTCCGATAAAAAGTCATTAGAACAATTGGTTAATTCAAGTGAGCTAGAAGGCTTTTACTGTAATGAAAAAACAAAAATCTATTGGAGCTTATCATTTGGCAGTTAA
- a CDS encoding PH domain-containing protein produces MTFHSKIDSFFIRFILAAILFIAAISFIPLLFEGAPFSAFVIVTATFLVTTALILWITFAIRYVFLENHLLVKAGPFRSRIPYDSILKVAPTRDIFTGYRLLSSRDALELINNKTMLGTVKISPEDQSAFIAELKKRCPDLKIDDSIRR; encoded by the coding sequence ATGACTTTCCATTCGAAAATCGATTCCTTCTTTATCCGTTTCATTCTGGCGGCTATTCTGTTCATCGCCGCCATATCATTTATTCCGCTATTATTCGAAGGTGCGCCGTTTTCAGCGTTTGTGATCGTCACGGCTACTTTCCTCGTGACCACGGCTCTCATCCTGTGGATCACTTTCGCCATCCGATACGTCTTTCTGGAAAATCATCTACTCGTGAAAGCCGGCCCTTTCAGAAGCCGCATTCCTTACGACAGCATCTTGAAAGTCGCCCCGACACGCGATATTTTCACAGGCTACCGCCTATTGTCGTCGCGGGATGCGCTGGAGCTGATCAACAACAAGACGATGTTAGGGACAGTGAAAATCTCGCCGGAAGACCAAAGCGCTTTTATTGCTGAATTGAAGAAGCGATGCCCTGATTTGAAGATTGATGATAGTATCCGTCGATGA